A single Drosophila miranda strain MSH22 chromosome XR, D.miranda_PacBio2.1, whole genome shotgun sequence DNA region contains:
- the LOC108152590 gene encoding BAG domain-containing protein Samui isoform X1 yields the protein MKPTVIAANQAHAQAQASAGGNGGPGNVSGINIPINREYVSGAHGSPHQQQPHPQFNSSTLPGYGSPRQRPPHQQQHPQQQVPTNQQQQHFQQPTFGFEPDMDMDMDNMFPRSRLGRMHHDPFAGFGDTRKRSSLNGPPQTNADDAFSSHFDDADFGFPQFSTMGRRGRMAAGANNHMDHDDDFFNRLPSEFRQYIPDGFGARRGPGPATGVVPPQQPQPQPQPQQQQYPQQYYQQDYPVPPQQQQFVPVAPQQQQQQVPQSPSKRLCDAAIQTEDPAGRSEVDCAAPVNLNQHGLRNTVDMGVKSVAEQDQAARSHSAPPPEQQQQNLVYQQQQQQRPTPPPGVHQPQFGTQTSPPVQGQYQQPQQPQQHPPQFKSYYAPHQQTHPQQKQQTPPPAPQTPGGSFVRTIPIFVEGRTEPIINAHKEIPNQNAPPSAQAQAQAQAHASAQAQAHFSPQQSRPTPLNTQQQQAEQQVPADGAAGLPPQTPHTLDSINKIQDIQRDVLELMTKVEQFKGMRQEKEYAYLDEMLTRNLLKLDTIDTNGKDSIRLARKEAIKCIQASINVLEAKAEENARLAAGVEAGGPVSEQVSTEAAAEVQEPITPQPQDATKIQEPIPLPPPPSAVEAAVEAPPAAAEAAQTVSSTETTTSTSE from the exons ATGAAGCCAACTGTGATAGCAGCAAATCAAGCCCATGCCCAAGCGCAGGCCAGTGCGGGCGGCAATGGAGGGCCCGGCAACGTGTCGGGCATCAATATACCCATCAATCGGGAGTACGTGAGCGGTGCCCACGGATCCccgcaccagcagcagccgcaccCGCAATTCAACAGCAGCACTCTGCCCGGATACGGATCGCCCAGGCAGCGCCCCcctcaccagcagcagcatcctcAGCAGCAGGTTCCCACaaatcaacagcagcaacatttTCAG CAGCCGACCTTTGGATTTGAACCCGACATggatatggacatggacaACATGTTCCCGCGCTCGCGCCTAGGGCGGATGCACCACGATCCCTTTGCCGGCTTCGGCGACACACGTAAGCGGAGTAGTTTGAACGGTCCCCCCCAAACGAATGCTGACGATGCCTTTTCCTCCCATTTTGACGACGCAGACTTTGGATTCCCCCAGTTCTCGACTATGGGCAGGCGGGGCCGTATGGCTGCCGGTGCCAACAACCACATGGATCACGACGACGACTTCTTCAACCGGCTGCCGTCGGAGTTCCGACAGTACATCCCCGATGGCTTTGGGGCCAGACGCGGTCCAGGACCGGCGACTGGCGTCGTGCCTccacagcagccgcagccgcagccgcagccgcagcagcagcagtaccCACAGCAGTACTACCAGCAGGATTACCCTGTGCcgccacaacagcagcagttcGTGCCCGTGGccccgcagcagcagcagcagcaggtgccGCAGTCGCCCTCGAAGCGTCTCTGCGATGCGGCCATCCAAACGGAGGACCCTGCCGGCCGCTCCGAGGTGGATTGTGCCGCACCCGTGAACCTCAATCAGCATGGACTGCGCAACACTGTGGACATGGGTGTGAAGAGTGTGGCCGAGCAGGACCAGGCAGCCCGCTCCCACTCTGCCCCTCCGCcagagcaacagcagcagaacctGGTgtaccaacagcagcaacagcagcggcccACTCCACCGCCTGGAGTGCATCAGCCACAATTTGGCACTCAGACCAGTCCACCGGTGCAGGGACAGtaccagcagccgcagcaaccCCAGCAGCATCCGCCTCAGTTCAAGTCGTACTATGCCCCGCATCAGCAAACGCATCctcagcagaagcagcagacgCCGCCACCTGCCCCACAGACGCCTGGGGGAAGCTTTGTGCGCACTATTCCCATTTTCGTGGAGGGTCGGACTGAGCCCATCATCAATGCCCACAAGGAGATTCCAAACCAGAATGCTCCGCCTAGTGCCCAGGctcaggcccaggcccaggcccatgCATCTGCCCAGGCTCAGGCCCACTTCTCGCCACAGCAGTCGCGTCCAACGCCACTAAAtactcagcagcagcaggcggagCAACAGGTTCCGGCAGATGGAGCCGCAGGACTGCCACCCCAGACGCCACACACTCTCGATTCGATCAACAAGATTCAGGACATCCAGCGCGACGTGCTCGAGCTGATGACCAAGGTAGAGCAGTTCAAGGGCATGCGGCAGGAGAAGGAGTATGCCTACCTGGACGAGATGCTAACCCGCAATCTACTCAAGCTGGACACCATCGACACAAACGGAAAGGACAGCATTCGTCTAGCCCGCAAAGAAGCCATCAA ATGCATTCAGGCTTCAATCAATGTGCTGGAGGCCAAGGCCGAGGAGAATGCCAGGCTGGCGGCAGGAGTCGAGGCTGGGGGTCCCGTCTCCGAGCAGGTGTCCACAGAGGCTGCTGCAGAGGTGCAAGAGCCGATCACACCACAGCCACAGGATGCTACAAAGATCCAagagccaatccctctgcctCCGCCACCAAGTGCTGTGGAGGCAGCCGTGGAGGCTCCACCAGCTGCAGCCGAGGCGGCTCAAACCGTCTCATCGACTGAGACAACCACCTCGACGTCCGAATGA
- the LOC108152591 gene encoding drebrin-like protein: MAISFEKNRSQIVAAWKDVLNDKSDTNWSLFGYEGQTNELKLVGSGDGGVEELSEDLNSGKIMYAFVRIEDPKTGLNKYLLINWQGEGAPVLRKGTCANHIRDVSNLFSGAHLTINARNEDDIDLERLLKKLSAVSSAYSFKEPRGTMEEQKAPVGTNYTRVIPTKELNASVMQDFWKKEEAEEQRRLESEKDAKRVELQKLEQEVRSREEKEHKEREKLVISTTKLQPAHVPIKTSPQPLSPEKTAPGFGNNLTDAERMRQARNQEARELIGSRVGAAKAMFTKHTSEGQLQSKLNTQPPAKPARNSIAQRINVFNQNQPQEASVPSPPRDVSPIKLPEVVEVEPAAPVAAAVAAAPVAAEVVSTIAEVEAETQPVDDLPLAHESEQFSTIKRSPHSKTNSLQSQSPDETTSSNETDTAVYQDEEEVRTKVSVTVQQSQSTKTGALSTLERNTLTDLVNEDDFICQESLGDLGLRARALYDYQAADESEITFDPGDVITHIDQIDEGWWQGLGPDGTYGLFPANYVEIIN, from the exons ATGGCCATCAGCTTCGAGAAGAATCGCTCGCAAATCGTGGCCGCCTGGAAGGATGTGCTGAACGACAAGAGTGACACCAATTGGTCCCTGTTCGGCTACGAGGGCCAGACCAACGAATTGAAGCTCGTTGGCTCCGGAGACGGCGGTGTGGAGGAGCTGAGCGAGGACCTCAACAGTGGCAAGATCATGTACGCCTTTGTGCGTATTGAAGATCCAAAAACCGGCCTGAATAAGTACTTACTCATCAACTGGCAG GGTGAAGGCGCACCTGTGCTACGCAAGGGCACCTGCGCCAACCACATACGAGACGTCAGTAATCTTTTTTCCGGTGCCCACCTGACAATCAACGCCCGGAATGAGGATGACATCGACCTGGAGCGCCTACTGAAGAAACTGAGCGCCGTCAGCTCTGCCTACAGCTTCAAGGAGCCACGCGGCACTATGGAAGAGCAGAAGGCGCCGGTGGGAACAAACTACACGCGCGTTATCCCAACCAAGGAGCTCAATGCCAGCGTTATGCAGGACTTTTGGAAAAAAGAAGAGGCCGAAGAGCAGCGTCGCTTGGAGTCAGAGAAGGATGCCAAACGTGTGGAGCTGCAGAAGCTCGAGCAGGAGGTTCGCAGCCGCGAAGAAAAGGAGCACAAGGAGCGGGAGAAGCTAGTCATCAGCACCACCAAGCTCCAGCCGGCGCATGTGCCCATCAAAAC CTCCCCGCAACCGCTGAGCCCCGAGAAAACCGCACCAGGATTTGGCAACAACTTGACGGATGCAGAGCGCATGCGTCAGGCACGAAATCAGGAGGCTCGAGAATTGATTGGCTCGCGTGTCGGCGCTGCCAAGGCCATGTTTACCAAGCACACCAGCGAGGGTCAACTGCAATCCAA ACTCAACACGCAACCGCCGGCGAAACCAGCACGCAATTCGATTGCCCAGCGAATAAATGTGTTCAACCAGAACCAGCCTCAGGAAGCCTCTGTGCCTTCACCACCACGCGATGTGTCGCCCATCAAACTGCCAGAAGTAGTAGAAGTAGAGCCTGCTGCCCcagtcgctgctgctgttgctgctgccccGGTGGCCGCTGAAGTTGTCTCGACCATAGCCGAGGTGGAGGCCGAGACGCAGCCGGTAGACGACTTGCCCCTGGCCCACGAGAGCGAACAGTTCTCGACCATCAAACGATCGCCGCACAGTAAAACCAACTCGCTCCAGTCGCAGTCGCCGGACGAGACAACGTCTTCCAATGAGACGGACACGGCTGTGTAtcaggatgaggaggaggtgCGCACCAAAGTGTCCGTCACAGTGCAGCAGTCGCAGTCGACCAAGACGGGCGCCCTTAGCACTTTGGAACGGAATACAT TGACCGATTTGGTTAACGAGGACGACTTCATATGCCAGGAGAGCCTGGGGGATCTGGGACTGCGTGCCCGAGCACTGTACGACTATCAGGCAGCCGACGAGTCGGAGATCACATTCGATCCGGGGGATGTCATAACGCATATCGATCAAATCGATGAGGGATGGTGGCAGGGCCTCGGCCCTGATGGAACCTATGGACTGTTTCCGGCAAACTATGTCGAGATCATCAACTAA
- the LOC108152590 gene encoding BAG domain-containing protein Samui isoform X3: MKPTVIAANQAHAQAQASAGGNGGPGNVSGINIPINREYVSGAHGSPHQQQPHPQFNSSTLPGYGSPRQRPPHQQQHPQQQVPTNQQQQHFQQPTFGFEPDMDMDMDNMFPRSRLGRMHHDPFAGFGDTHFGFPQFSTMGRRGRMAAGANNHMDHDDDFFNRLPSEFRQYIPDGFGARRGPGPATGVVPPQQPQPQPQPQQQQYPQQYYQQDYPVPPQQQQFVPVAPQQQQQQVPQSPSKRLCDAAIQTEDPAGRSEVDCAAPVNLNQHGLRNTVDMGVKSVAEQDQAARSHSAPPPEQQQQNLVYQQQQQQRPTPPPGVHQPQFGTQTSPPVQGQYQQPQQPQQHPPQFKSYYAPHQQTHPQQKQQTPPPAPQTPGGSFVRTIPIFVEGRTEPIINAHKEIPNQNAPPSAQAQAQAQAHASAQAQAHFSPQQSRPTPLNTQQQQAEQQVPADGAAGLPPQTPHTLDSINKIQDIQRDVLELMTKVEQFKGMRQEKEYAYLDEMLTRNLLKLDTIDTNGKDSIRLARKEAIKCIQASINVLEAKAEENARLAAGVEAGGPVSEQVSTEAAAEVQEPITPQPQDATKIQEPIPLPPPPSAVEAAVEAPPAAAEAAQTVSSTETTTSTSE, translated from the exons ATGAAGCCAACTGTGATAGCAGCAAATCAAGCCCATGCCCAAGCGCAGGCCAGTGCGGGCGGCAATGGAGGGCCCGGCAACGTGTCGGGCATCAATATACCCATCAATCGGGAGTACGTGAGCGGTGCCCACGGATCCccgcaccagcagcagccgcaccCGCAATTCAACAGCAGCACTCTGCCCGGATACGGATCGCCCAGGCAGCGCCCCcctcaccagcagcagcatcctcAGCAGCAGGTTCCCACaaatcaacagcagcaacatttTCAG CAGCCGACCTTTGGATTTGAACCCGACATggatatggacatggacaACATGTTCCCGCGCTCGCGCCTAGGGCGGATGCACCACGATCCCTTTGCCGGCTTCGGCGACACAC ACTTTGGATTCCCCCAGTTCTCGACTATGGGCAGGCGGGGCCGTATGGCTGCCGGTGCCAACAACCACATGGATCACGACGACGACTTCTTCAACCGGCTGCCGTCGGAGTTCCGACAGTACATCCCCGATGGCTTTGGGGCCAGACGCGGTCCAGGACCGGCGACTGGCGTCGTGCCTccacagcagccgcagccgcagccgcagccgcagcagcagcagtaccCACAGCAGTACTACCAGCAGGATTACCCTGTGCcgccacaacagcagcagttcGTGCCCGTGGccccgcagcagcagcagcagcaggtgccGCAGTCGCCCTCGAAGCGTCTCTGCGATGCGGCCATCCAAACGGAGGACCCTGCCGGCCGCTCCGAGGTGGATTGTGCCGCACCCGTGAACCTCAATCAGCATGGACTGCGCAACACTGTGGACATGGGTGTGAAGAGTGTGGCCGAGCAGGACCAGGCAGCCCGCTCCCACTCTGCCCCTCCGCcagagcaacagcagcagaacctGGTgtaccaacagcagcaacagcagcggcccACTCCACCGCCTGGAGTGCATCAGCCACAATTTGGCACTCAGACCAGTCCACCGGTGCAGGGACAGtaccagcagccgcagcaaccCCAGCAGCATCCGCCTCAGTTCAAGTCGTACTATGCCCCGCATCAGCAAACGCATCctcagcagaagcagcagacgCCGCCACCTGCCCCACAGACGCCTGGGGGAAGCTTTGTGCGCACTATTCCCATTTTCGTGGAGGGTCGGACTGAGCCCATCATCAATGCCCACAAGGAGATTCCAAACCAGAATGCTCCGCCTAGTGCCCAGGctcaggcccaggcccaggcccatgCATCTGCCCAGGCTCAGGCCCACTTCTCGCCACAGCAGTCGCGTCCAACGCCACTAAAtactcagcagcagcaggcggagCAACAGGTTCCGGCAGATGGAGCCGCAGGACTGCCACCCCAGACGCCACACACTCTCGATTCGATCAACAAGATTCAGGACATCCAGCGCGACGTGCTCGAGCTGATGACCAAGGTAGAGCAGTTCAAGGGCATGCGGCAGGAGAAGGAGTATGCCTACCTGGACGAGATGCTAACCCGCAATCTACTCAAGCTGGACACCATCGACACAAACGGAAAGGACAGCATTCGTCTAGCCCGCAAAGAAGCCATCAA ATGCATTCAGGCTTCAATCAATGTGCTGGAGGCCAAGGCCGAGGAGAATGCCAGGCTGGCGGCAGGAGTCGAGGCTGGGGGTCCCGTCTCCGAGCAGGTGTCCACAGAGGCTGCTGCAGAGGTGCAAGAGCCGATCACACCACAGCCACAGGATGCTACAAAGATCCAagagccaatccctctgcctCCGCCACCAAGTGCTGTGGAGGCAGCCGTGGAGGCTCCACCAGCTGCAGCCGAGGCGGCTCAAACCGTCTCATCGACTGAGACAACCACCTCGACGTCCGAATGA
- the LOC108152590 gene encoding BAG domain-containing protein Samui isoform X5 codes for MDMDMDNMFPRSRLGRMHHDPFAGFGDTRKRSSLNGPPQTNADDAFSSHFDDADFGFPQFSTMGRRGRMAAGANNHMDHDDDFFNRLPSEFRQYIPDGFGARRGPGPATGVVPPQQPQPQPQPQQQQYPQQYYQQDYPVPPQQQQFVPVAPQQQQQQVPQSPSKRLCDAAIQTEDPAGRSEVDCAAPVNLNQHGLRNTVDMGVKSVAEQDQAARSHSAPPPEQQQQNLVYQQQQQQRPTPPPGVHQPQFGTQTSPPVQGQYQQPQQPQQHPPQFKSYYAPHQQTHPQQKQQTPPPAPQTPGGSFVRTIPIFVEGRTEPIINAHKEIPNQNAPPSAQAQAQAQAHASAQAQAHFSPQQSRPTPLNTQQQQAEQQVPADGAAGLPPQTPHTLDSINKIQDIQRDVLELMTKVEQFKGMRQEKEYAYLDEMLTRNLLKLDTIDTNGKDSIRLARKEAIKCIQASINVLEAKAEENARLAAGVEAGGPVSEQVSTEAAAEVQEPITPQPQDATKIQEPIPLPPPPSAVEAAVEAPPAAAEAAQTVSSTETTTSTSE; via the exons ATggatatggacatggacaACATGTTCCCGCGCTCGCGCCTAGGGCGGATGCACCACGATCCCTTTGCCGGCTTCGGCGACACACGTAAGCGGAGTAGTTTGAACGGTCCCCCCCAAACGAATGCTGACGATGCCTTTTCCTCCCATTTTGACGACGCAGACTTTGGATTCCCCCAGTTCTCGACTATGGGCAGGCGGGGCCGTATGGCTGCCGGTGCCAACAACCACATGGATCACGACGACGACTTCTTCAACCGGCTGCCGTCGGAGTTCCGACAGTACATCCCCGATGGCTTTGGGGCCAGACGCGGTCCAGGACCGGCGACTGGCGTCGTGCCTccacagcagccgcagccgcagccgcagccgcagcagcagcagtaccCACAGCAGTACTACCAGCAGGATTACCCTGTGCcgccacaacagcagcagttcGTGCCCGTGGccccgcagcagcagcagcagcaggtgccGCAGTCGCCCTCGAAGCGTCTCTGCGATGCGGCCATCCAAACGGAGGACCCTGCCGGCCGCTCCGAGGTGGATTGTGCCGCACCCGTGAACCTCAATCAGCATGGACTGCGCAACACTGTGGACATGGGTGTGAAGAGTGTGGCCGAGCAGGACCAGGCAGCCCGCTCCCACTCTGCCCCTCCGCcagagcaacagcagcagaacctGGTgtaccaacagcagcaacagcagcggcccACTCCACCGCCTGGAGTGCATCAGCCACAATTTGGCACTCAGACCAGTCCACCGGTGCAGGGACAGtaccagcagccgcagcaaccCCAGCAGCATCCGCCTCAGTTCAAGTCGTACTATGCCCCGCATCAGCAAACGCATCctcagcagaagcagcagacgCCGCCACCTGCCCCACAGACGCCTGGGGGAAGCTTTGTGCGCACTATTCCCATTTTCGTGGAGGGTCGGACTGAGCCCATCATCAATGCCCACAAGGAGATTCCAAACCAGAATGCTCCGCCTAGTGCCCAGGctcaggcccaggcccaggcccatgCATCTGCCCAGGCTCAGGCCCACTTCTCGCCACAGCAGTCGCGTCCAACGCCACTAAAtactcagcagcagcaggcggagCAACAGGTTCCGGCAGATGGAGCCGCAGGACTGCCACCCCAGACGCCACACACTCTCGATTCGATCAACAAGATTCAGGACATCCAGCGCGACGTGCTCGAGCTGATGACCAAGGTAGAGCAGTTCAAGGGCATGCGGCAGGAGAAGGAGTATGCCTACCTGGACGAGATGCTAACCCGCAATCTACTCAAGCTGGACACCATCGACACAAACGGAAAGGACAGCATTCGTCTAGCCCGCAAAGAAGCCATCAA ATGCATTCAGGCTTCAATCAATGTGCTGGAGGCCAAGGCCGAGGAGAATGCCAGGCTGGCGGCAGGAGTCGAGGCTGGGGGTCCCGTCTCCGAGCAGGTGTCCACAGAGGCTGCTGCAGAGGTGCAAGAGCCGATCACACCACAGCCACAGGATGCTACAAAGATCCAagagccaatccctctgcctCCGCCACCAAGTGCTGTGGAGGCAGCCGTGGAGGCTCCACCAGCTGCAGCCGAGGCGGCTCAAACCGTCTCATCGACTGAGACAACCACCTCGACGTCCGAATGA
- the LOC108152590 gene encoding BAG domain-containing protein Samui isoform X4 produces the protein MKPTVIAANQAHAQAQASAGGNGGPGNVSGINIPINREYVSGAHGSPHQQQPHPQFNSSTLPGYGSPRQRPPHQQQHPQQQVPTNQQQQHFQPTFGFEPDMDMDMDNMFPRSRLGRMHHDPFAGFGDTHFGFPQFSTMGRRGRMAAGANNHMDHDDDFFNRLPSEFRQYIPDGFGARRGPGPATGVVPPQQPQPQPQPQQQQYPQQYYQQDYPVPPQQQQFVPVAPQQQQQQVPQSPSKRLCDAAIQTEDPAGRSEVDCAAPVNLNQHGLRNTVDMGVKSVAEQDQAARSHSAPPPEQQQQNLVYQQQQQQRPTPPPGVHQPQFGTQTSPPVQGQYQQPQQPQQHPPQFKSYYAPHQQTHPQQKQQTPPPAPQTPGGSFVRTIPIFVEGRTEPIINAHKEIPNQNAPPSAQAQAQAQAHASAQAQAHFSPQQSRPTPLNTQQQQAEQQVPADGAAGLPPQTPHTLDSINKIQDIQRDVLELMTKVEQFKGMRQEKEYAYLDEMLTRNLLKLDTIDTNGKDSIRLARKEAIKCIQASINVLEAKAEENARLAAGVEAGGPVSEQVSTEAAAEVQEPITPQPQDATKIQEPIPLPPPPSAVEAAVEAPPAAAEAAQTVSSTETTTSTSE, from the exons ATGAAGCCAACTGTGATAGCAGCAAATCAAGCCCATGCCCAAGCGCAGGCCAGTGCGGGCGGCAATGGAGGGCCCGGCAACGTGTCGGGCATCAATATACCCATCAATCGGGAGTACGTGAGCGGTGCCCACGGATCCccgcaccagcagcagccgcaccCGCAATTCAACAGCAGCACTCTGCCCGGATACGGATCGCCCAGGCAGCGCCCCcctcaccagcagcagcatcctcAGCAGCAGGTTCCCACaaatcaacagcagcaacatttTCAG CCGACCTTTGGATTTGAACCCGACATggatatggacatggacaACATGTTCCCGCGCTCGCGCCTAGGGCGGATGCACCACGATCCCTTTGCCGGCTTCGGCGACACAC ACTTTGGATTCCCCCAGTTCTCGACTATGGGCAGGCGGGGCCGTATGGCTGCCGGTGCCAACAACCACATGGATCACGACGACGACTTCTTCAACCGGCTGCCGTCGGAGTTCCGACAGTACATCCCCGATGGCTTTGGGGCCAGACGCGGTCCAGGACCGGCGACTGGCGTCGTGCCTccacagcagccgcagccgcagccgcagccgcagcagcagcagtaccCACAGCAGTACTACCAGCAGGATTACCCTGTGCcgccacaacagcagcagttcGTGCCCGTGGccccgcagcagcagcagcagcaggtgccGCAGTCGCCCTCGAAGCGTCTCTGCGATGCGGCCATCCAAACGGAGGACCCTGCCGGCCGCTCCGAGGTGGATTGTGCCGCACCCGTGAACCTCAATCAGCATGGACTGCGCAACACTGTGGACATGGGTGTGAAGAGTGTGGCCGAGCAGGACCAGGCAGCCCGCTCCCACTCTGCCCCTCCGCcagagcaacagcagcagaacctGGTgtaccaacagcagcaacagcagcggcccACTCCACCGCCTGGAGTGCATCAGCCACAATTTGGCACTCAGACCAGTCCACCGGTGCAGGGACAGtaccagcagccgcagcaaccCCAGCAGCATCCGCCTCAGTTCAAGTCGTACTATGCCCCGCATCAGCAAACGCATCctcagcagaagcagcagacgCCGCCACCTGCCCCACAGACGCCTGGGGGAAGCTTTGTGCGCACTATTCCCATTTTCGTGGAGGGTCGGACTGAGCCCATCATCAATGCCCACAAGGAGATTCCAAACCAGAATGCTCCGCCTAGTGCCCAGGctcaggcccaggcccaggcccatgCATCTGCCCAGGCTCAGGCCCACTTCTCGCCACAGCAGTCGCGTCCAACGCCACTAAAtactcagcagcagcaggcggagCAACAGGTTCCGGCAGATGGAGCCGCAGGACTGCCACCCCAGACGCCACACACTCTCGATTCGATCAACAAGATTCAGGACATCCAGCGCGACGTGCTCGAGCTGATGACCAAGGTAGAGCAGTTCAAGGGCATGCGGCAGGAGAAGGAGTATGCCTACCTGGACGAGATGCTAACCCGCAATCTACTCAAGCTGGACACCATCGACACAAACGGAAAGGACAGCATTCGTCTAGCCCGCAAAGAAGCCATCAA ATGCATTCAGGCTTCAATCAATGTGCTGGAGGCCAAGGCCGAGGAGAATGCCAGGCTGGCGGCAGGAGTCGAGGCTGGGGGTCCCGTCTCCGAGCAGGTGTCCACAGAGGCTGCTGCAGAGGTGCAAGAGCCGATCACACCACAGCCACAGGATGCTACAAAGATCCAagagccaatccctctgcctCCGCCACCAAGTGCTGTGGAGGCAGCCGTGGAGGCTCCACCAGCTGCAGCCGAGGCGGCTCAAACCGTCTCATCGACTGAGACAACCACCTCGACGTCCGAATGA
- the LOC108152590 gene encoding BAG domain-containing protein Samui isoform X2 produces the protein MKPTVIAANQAHAQAQASAGGNGGPGNVSGINIPINREYVSGAHGSPHQQQPHPQFNSSTLPGYGSPRQRPPHQQQHPQQQVPTNQQQQHFQPTFGFEPDMDMDMDNMFPRSRLGRMHHDPFAGFGDTRKRSSLNGPPQTNADDAFSSHFDDADFGFPQFSTMGRRGRMAAGANNHMDHDDDFFNRLPSEFRQYIPDGFGARRGPGPATGVVPPQQPQPQPQPQQQQYPQQYYQQDYPVPPQQQQFVPVAPQQQQQQVPQSPSKRLCDAAIQTEDPAGRSEVDCAAPVNLNQHGLRNTVDMGVKSVAEQDQAARSHSAPPPEQQQQNLVYQQQQQQRPTPPPGVHQPQFGTQTSPPVQGQYQQPQQPQQHPPQFKSYYAPHQQTHPQQKQQTPPPAPQTPGGSFVRTIPIFVEGRTEPIINAHKEIPNQNAPPSAQAQAQAQAHASAQAQAHFSPQQSRPTPLNTQQQQAEQQVPADGAAGLPPQTPHTLDSINKIQDIQRDVLELMTKVEQFKGMRQEKEYAYLDEMLTRNLLKLDTIDTNGKDSIRLARKEAIKCIQASINVLEAKAEENARLAAGVEAGGPVSEQVSTEAAAEVQEPITPQPQDATKIQEPIPLPPPPSAVEAAVEAPPAAAEAAQTVSSTETTTSTSE, from the exons ATGAAGCCAACTGTGATAGCAGCAAATCAAGCCCATGCCCAAGCGCAGGCCAGTGCGGGCGGCAATGGAGGGCCCGGCAACGTGTCGGGCATCAATATACCCATCAATCGGGAGTACGTGAGCGGTGCCCACGGATCCccgcaccagcagcagccgcaccCGCAATTCAACAGCAGCACTCTGCCCGGATACGGATCGCCCAGGCAGCGCCCCcctcaccagcagcagcatcctcAGCAGCAGGTTCCCACaaatcaacagcagcaacatttTCAG CCGACCTTTGGATTTGAACCCGACATggatatggacatggacaACATGTTCCCGCGCTCGCGCCTAGGGCGGATGCACCACGATCCCTTTGCCGGCTTCGGCGACACACGTAAGCGGAGTAGTTTGAACGGTCCCCCCCAAACGAATGCTGACGATGCCTTTTCCTCCCATTTTGACGACGCAGACTTTGGATTCCCCCAGTTCTCGACTATGGGCAGGCGGGGCCGTATGGCTGCCGGTGCCAACAACCACATGGATCACGACGACGACTTCTTCAACCGGCTGCCGTCGGAGTTCCGACAGTACATCCCCGATGGCTTTGGGGCCAGACGCGGTCCAGGACCGGCGACTGGCGTCGTGCCTccacagcagccgcagccgcagccgcagccgcagcagcagcagtaccCACAGCAGTACTACCAGCAGGATTACCCTGTGCcgccacaacagcagcagttcGTGCCCGTGGccccgcagcagcagcagcagcaggtgccGCAGTCGCCCTCGAAGCGTCTCTGCGATGCGGCCATCCAAACGGAGGACCCTGCCGGCCGCTCCGAGGTGGATTGTGCCGCACCCGTGAACCTCAATCAGCATGGACTGCGCAACACTGTGGACATGGGTGTGAAGAGTGTGGCCGAGCAGGACCAGGCAGCCCGCTCCCACTCTGCCCCTCCGCcagagcaacagcagcagaacctGGTgtaccaacagcagcaacagcagcggcccACTCCACCGCCTGGAGTGCATCAGCCACAATTTGGCACTCAGACCAGTCCACCGGTGCAGGGACAGtaccagcagccgcagcaaccCCAGCAGCATCCGCCTCAGTTCAAGTCGTACTATGCCCCGCATCAGCAAACGCATCctcagcagaagcagcagacgCCGCCACCTGCCCCACAGACGCCTGGGGGAAGCTTTGTGCGCACTATTCCCATTTTCGTGGAGGGTCGGACTGAGCCCATCATCAATGCCCACAAGGAGATTCCAAACCAGAATGCTCCGCCTAGTGCCCAGGctcaggcccaggcccaggcccatgCATCTGCCCAGGCTCAGGCCCACTTCTCGCCACAGCAGTCGCGTCCAACGCCACTAAAtactcagcagcagcaggcggagCAACAGGTTCCGGCAGATGGAGCCGCAGGACTGCCACCCCAGACGCCACACACTCTCGATTCGATCAACAAGATTCAGGACATCCAGCGCGACGTGCTCGAGCTGATGACCAAGGTAGAGCAGTTCAAGGGCATGCGGCAGGAGAAGGAGTATGCCTACCTGGACGAGATGCTAACCCGCAATCTACTCAAGCTGGACACCATCGACACAAACGGAAAGGACAGCATTCGTCTAGCCCGCAAAGAAGCCATCAA ATGCATTCAGGCTTCAATCAATGTGCTGGAGGCCAAGGCCGAGGAGAATGCCAGGCTGGCGGCAGGAGTCGAGGCTGGGGGTCCCGTCTCCGAGCAGGTGTCCACAGAGGCTGCTGCAGAGGTGCAAGAGCCGATCACACCACAGCCACAGGATGCTACAAAGATCCAagagccaatccctctgcctCCGCCACCAAGTGCTGTGGAGGCAGCCGTGGAGGCTCCACCAGCTGCAGCCGAGGCGGCTCAAACCGTCTCATCGACTGAGACAACCACCTCGACGTCCGAATGA